One window of the Eucalyptus grandis isolate ANBG69807.140 chromosome 6, ASM1654582v1, whole genome shotgun sequence genome contains the following:
- the LOC104451254 gene encoding serine/arginine-rich splicing factor SC35-like — MDRGIDHRLSLHLQPSPLGMSACSALPPHVSELLVLNISFRSSLLSPAPTPFASVALCVNASRGCFAGTTADDLFPLFDKYGKVVDVFIPRDRRTGESRGFAFVRYKYADEAQKAVDKLHGREIGVQFAKYGPNAERIEKGKITEPVSKMRRWSRSRSPLPRYRDEYGDRDYRRRSRSRSRGRYDRNKYRDGGRSYRHQSRSYSTSPDRRRDRRAPKYDDEDRSRSGSYTSSSQSPQKAKYERSRSPNQRPSTLESPDVRNGERDSQLQRDVPSGRPANSGGASPRSP; from the exons ATGGACAGAGGAATTGATCACCGCCTCTCCCTCCACCTTCAGCCCTCTCCCTTGGGCATGTCTGCGTGCTCTGCTCTTCCTCCTCACGTTTCAGAG CTTCTCGTCCTCAATATCTCCTTCCGTAGCTCTCTCCTTTCCCCTGCTCCGACTCCCTTCGCCTCCGTCGCTCTCTGTGTCAATGCCTCACGCGGCTGTTTCGCGGGGACCACCGCCGACGACCTCTTCCCTCTCTTCGACAAGTACGGCAAGGTCGTCGACGTGTTCATTCCCAGGGACCGGAG GACTGGGGAGTCGAGAGGGTTCGCGTTCGTGAGGTACAAGTACGCGGACGAAGCGCAGAAGGCGGTGGACAAGCTCCATG GGAGAGAGATTGGGGTTCAGTTCGCGAAGTACGGTCCCAATGCCGAGAGAAT CGAAAAGGGGAAGATTACTGAACCGGTTTCAAAGATGAGAAGGTGGTCGAGAAGTCGCAGTCCTCTTCCAAG GTACAGAGATGAATATGGAGACCGTGATTACAGGAGGAGAAGTCGCAGTAGAAGCCGGGGACGATATGATCGCAACAAGTACAGAGACGGGGGAAGGAGTTACCGTCACCAAAGTAGGAGCTATAGCACAAGTCCTGATCGTCGCAGAGACCGAAGGGCACCTAAATATGATGATGAGGACCGAAGTCGGAGTGGATCATACACAAG CTCATCCCAGAGCCCGCAGAAAGCCAAATATGAGAGGAGTCGCTCTCCAAATCAGAGACCTTCTACACTTGAAAGTCCTGATGTACGAAATGGTGAAAGAGATTCTCAGCTCCAAAGAGATGTCCCCAGTGGACGTCCTGCCAATTCCGGTGGTGCATCACCACGTAGTCCATAG